One genomic region from Marinococcus sp. PL1-022 encodes:
- a CDS encoding PH domain-containing protein, with translation MLKHERLHVAWIIILLGKNIKEIITLVLGSAVLIQWLSFEGAKFTVYIAIGVYMFFLLIHTFLSWFNFKYTVNEEGISAVEGGIKKTKKFISFSKIQGVHIHINAINRFFNLAAISIDSSSHNENSNLILPAISKKHAKELENYIHSKSEIENNNVNTYTNTHLEKKQKHNMSTKEILLISIFSIEFIMVIPFVFLIYNYGSKIPLVDKYIESLITIIPNSNLGFSITVAAVVLFSLIYGLITSILKYGNYETIFDKKSIYIKRGLWEKNEYGIDKKNISGLKFTSSIVTRFTKYGNLKVLCTEDKSSSDTDIKKVYTILPIISFNEVNLFTKLVNPKYLFLREKDRLPIQSLILKLLKATALFSILCWANSISYQIGFFKMLIVLLLMLSFQVLKFSATAYNIQNSFTQIHTGSLAKFIFIIEQTNIHGMFLSQNIIQKLFKVATVKISLQSRRDKKIALKDIKIQDAEKYYAWYKERLIK, from the coding sequence ATGTTGAAACATGAAAGATTACACGTAGCATGGATAATTATTCTGCTTGGTAAAAATATAAAAGAAATTATTACCTTGGTTTTAGGTAGTGCTGTTTTAATTCAATGGTTGTCATTTGAGGGCGCAAAATTCACGGTGTATATTGCAATAGGAGTTTATATGTTTTTCTTGTTAATCCACACTTTCTTGAGTTGGTTTAACTTTAAATATACTGTTAATGAAGAAGGAATTTCTGCTGTCGAAGGAGGAATAAAAAAGACTAAAAAGTTTATTTCTTTTTCTAAAATTCAAGGCGTACATATTCACATAAACGCTATAAATAGGTTTTTTAATTTAGCAGCCATTTCTATAGATTCGTCTAGTCATAATGAAAATTCCAATTTGATTCTGCCCGCGATTTCAAAAAAACATGCAAAAGAATTGGAAAATTACATCCATAGTAAATCAGAAATTGAAAATAACAATGTGAATACATACACAAATACACACCTGGAAAAAAAGCAAAAACATAACATGTCTACCAAAGAAATACTTTTAATTTCCATCTTTTCTATTGAATTTATAATGGTAATTCCCTTTGTGTTTTTGATCTATAATTATGGAAGTAAAATTCCTTTAGTCGATAAATATATCGAGTCATTAATAACAATAATACCAAATAGCAATTTAGGATTTTCGATAACCGTTGCAGCGGTTGTCTTATTCTCATTAATCTATGGGCTAATTACGAGCATCTTAAAATATGGAAATTACGAAACAATTTTTGACAAAAAGAGCATATACATAAAGCGCGGTCTTTGGGAAAAAAACGAATATGGAATAGATAAGAAGAATATAAGTGGTCTAAAATTCACATCTAGTATTGTAACCAGGTTTACGAAGTATGGTAATTTAAAAGTTTTATGTACTGAAGATAAATCTAGTTCTGATACAGATATCAAAAAAGTATATACTATACTTCCCATTATAAGCTTTAATGAAGTCAACTTATTTACAAAGTTAGTTAACCCTAAATATTTGTTTTTAAGAGAAAAAGACAGATTGCCTATTCAATCACTAATATTGAAACTACTAAAAGCCACAGCTTTATTTTCAATATTATGTTGGGCTAATTCGATTTCTTATCAAATTGGCTTTTTTAAAATGCTAATAGTTCTGTTACTAATGTTAAGTTTTCAGGTCTTAAAATTCAGTGCTACAGCTTATAATATTCAAAACTCTTTTACACAAATTCATACTGGTTCATTAGCAAAATTTATATTCATTATTGAGCAAACAAACATTCATGGAATGTTTTTATCTCAAAATATTATTCAAAAATTGTTTAAAGTAGCTACAGTTAAAATCTCACTTCAATCTCGTAGAGATAAAAAAATAGCGTTAAAGGACATAAAAATTCAAGACGCAGAAAAATATTATGCATGGTATAAAGAAAGATTAATCAAATGA
- a CDS encoding ABC transporter ATP-binding protein produces the protein MSSGIEITNLKKMIKNKEIVKGLNFTVNPGEVFGFIGPNGAGKTTTIRMMVGLIRISEGDVKINGNSIKTNKKEALNSVGAIVENPEMYPYMTGYQNLKYFGQLSGVKSETKIKNILNLVGLNESSKNKVSTYSLGMRQRLGIAQALIHDPKVLILDEPTNGLDPNGIFEMRKYIRKIAFEQNIAVIVSSHLINEIELMCDQIGIIKQGKMIDLAEANYINEEQEFVFKVEPYNKAIELLKQNEANFHFEANEEKIILYCPEEEIPKVVDFFVTNEIKVFRIEEKIERLEEKFMELTQTTKGD, from the coding sequence ATGAGCTCTGGCATAGAAATTACAAATCTAAAAAAAATGATAAAAAATAAAGAGATAGTAAAAGGATTAAACTTCACAGTCAATCCTGGAGAAGTTTTCGGTTTTATTGGTCCCAACGGCGCCGGTAAAACCACTACCATTAGAATGATGGTTGGTTTAATAAGAATCTCTGAAGGCGATGTAAAAATAAACGGCAACAGCATTAAGACAAACAAAAAAGAAGCATTGAATTCAGTTGGAGCTATAGTAGAAAATCCAGAAATGTATCCTTATATGACTGGTTACCAAAATTTAAAATATTTTGGTCAGTTGAGTGGTGTGAAATCTGAGACAAAAATAAAAAACATTCTAAACCTTGTGGGATTGAACGAAAGTTCAAAAAATAAAGTTTCTACTTATTCTTTAGGAATGAGACAAAGATTAGGTATTGCGCAAGCTTTGATACATGACCCTAAAGTGCTCATTTTAGATGAGCCTACCAATGGATTAGATCCGAATGGAATATTCGAAATGAGAAAATATATTAGGAAAATTGCTTTTGAGCAAAATATTGCAGTAATTGTTTCCAGTCATTTAATCAATGAAATCGAACTTATGTGTGATCAAATAGGCATCATTAAGCAAGGAAAAATGATTGACCTAGCGGAAGCTAATTATATCAATGAAGAACAAGAATTTGTTTTCAAAGTAGAACCCTACAATAAAGCGATTGAACTCTTAAAACAAAATGAGGCCAATTTTCATTTCGAAGCTAATGAAGAAAAAATAATATTATACTGTCCAGAAGAAGAAATACCTAAAGTTGTAGACTTTTTTGTAACTAATGAAATTAAAGTTTTTAGGATTGAAGAAAAAATAGAGCGATTAGAAGAAAAATTTATGGAATTAACACAAACAACAAAAGGTGATTAA
- a CDS encoding ABC transporter permease: MLGLVKNEIKKEFVKKTNYIILVAIILASFLYVLAPILFVGEASNTYSSGEGWKKDTQESIVERENENASIQNSSNNEELSFNDSVTVEANNATIEKLNYHLENDIPPADSFNLFDNLAQLSNFTIILSVLAIFLASSIVSKEFNIGTIKLLLIRPYSRNQILGAKYIAMLVIITLFLATLILSTSIFSMFFASINPTINYVLESNSGYTDVNFISYLSKMIIGDLFYLFIVATVAFAISTITNSSKAALSLSLLLVLMGSSIVNTVAARTETGAKYLLMSNWDLNNYLVGNSPPISGLNYSFSAFVSILYLIIIVFFTFYVFNKKDVTV; this comes from the coding sequence ATGTTGGGTTTGGTAAAAAATGAAATAAAGAAAGAATTTGTAAAAAAGACGAATTATATTATTCTAGTAGCAATTATATTAGCATCTTTTTTGTATGTCCTGGCTCCCATTTTGTTTGTAGGGGAGGCAAGCAACACTTATTCCTCCGGAGAAGGTTGGAAAAAAGATACTCAAGAGTCTATCGTCGAAAGAGAAAATGAGAATGCATCTATACAAAATAGCTCGAATAATGAAGAATTGTCGTTTAATGATTCAGTTACTGTAGAGGCCAATAATGCAACAATCGAGAAGTTAAACTATCACTTAGAAAACGATATCCCGCCTGCTGACAGCTTTAATTTATTTGATAATTTAGCGCAGTTGTCAAATTTCACTATAATTTTAAGTGTCCTAGCGATTTTTTTAGCTAGTAGTATTGTTTCTAAAGAATTTAATATAGGTACGATCAAACTATTATTAATTCGCCCATATAGTCGCAATCAAATATTAGGAGCAAAATATATCGCTATGCTTGTAATCATTACTTTATTTTTAGCGACATTAATATTGTCTACTTCTATTTTCAGTATGTTTTTTGCTTCAATTAATCCGACTATTAATTATGTCTTAGAGAGTAATTCAGGATATACAGATGTTAACTTTATTTCATACTTATCAAAAATGATTATTGGAGATTTATTTTATCTGTTTATAGTAGCTACTGTGGCCTTTGCGATTTCTACTATTACAAACTCTTCTAAAGCAGCGCTTAGTTTAAGTTTGTTATTGGTTTTAATGGGTTCTTCTATCGTAAATACAGTAGCAGCTAGAACTGAAACAGGTGCTAAATATCTTCTAATGTCTAATTGGGATCTAAATAACTATCTCGTAGGAAATAGCCCTCCAATCTCTGGGTTAAATTATTCTTTTTCAGCGTTCGTTAGTATTCTTTACTTAATAATTATTGTATTCTTTACTTTTTATGTATTTAACAAAAAAGATGTAACAGTCTAG
- a CDS encoding stage II sporulation protein M, which produces MYKNLWKIYKSQYHRTFLWTWGGFLLILVSSYFVASLLTIDYKNFIEDLGSDQVDKTNEGTPSYVWHIFLNNIMVPLQMILLALVPIPFLFYIVLLYNAVIYGFIIFIFQDLEENFFRLFLSEVLFHGVIEISAFILMSCLIFHFQLSIIKKIIVKNREKKKQNVSSILLAKHLLIFLFFIILPLIALAAIGEGISQ; this is translated from the coding sequence ATGTATAAAAACTTATGGAAAATATATAAATCCCAATATCATCGCACTTTTTTATGGACATGGGGGGGGTTTCTTTTAATTTTAGTTTCTTCTTATTTTGTCGCATCTTTATTAACAATAGATTACAAAAATTTTATTGAAGATCTTGGCAGTGATCAAGTAGATAAAACAAATGAAGGAACACCTAGTTATGTTTGGCATATCTTTTTGAATAATATTATGGTCCCTTTACAAATGATACTATTAGCATTAGTTCCGATTCCGTTTCTTTTCTATATTGTATTGCTTTATAACGCTGTAATATATGGTTTTATAATTTTTATTTTTCAAGATTTGGAAGAGAATTTTTTTAGATTATTTCTATCAGAAGTCCTTTTTCATGGAGTGATAGAAATATCTGCATTTATCTTAATGTCATGCTTAATATTTCACTTTCAATTATCAATTATAAAAAAAATAATTGTTAAAAATCGCGAAAAGAAAAAACAAAATGTGAGTTCAATACTATTAGCAAAACATTTATTAATATTTTTATTTTTCATCATCCTCCCACTAATTGCCTTGGCAGCAATTGGTGAGGGAATCAGTCAGTAA
- a CDS encoding DNA sulfur modification protein DndB codes for MQAHNVKSMSLGSPTNTIQIPALKYRSGQRIWYAATIPYQTLGKFIQTSAVKKKNQQIIQKDIKNRFLDKNHKEGIKNYIKEEKEFTLPPITLVSYEKLDFRPYQFEGQQVNEQEILEGGGSVAGIIVLPIDYEFECLDGNHRTAAIRDLANESADNIAESSMLLNIVHEDRPKKIRQDFVDVNKNAKQTTSSINTLFNTRDPISSIVVDLTEEIEYLNNTTERLSTNVSKLSKDIYTINNLKNAVIEMAGFNSQASSTQKVKDFFSDEDHSKLIKEHGKMFFEKLKVNAAIAEALRNPEKTPEIRNQYVITTGTGMVIASRIAGYIFSHYDHSSEQERELDRLFSYDWSRANKLFWGRVISNDKILNSRESIASTVANLKHDFGYELEENEYKYLNNNY; via the coding sequence ATGCAAGCACACAATGTTAAAAGCATGAGCTTAGGTAGCCCCACAAATACAATTCAAATTCCAGCCCTCAAATATAGGAGTGGCCAAAGGATATGGTACGCTGCCACGATTCCTTACCAAACCTTAGGAAAATTCATCCAAACCTCTGCAGTTAAGAAAAAAAATCAACAAATCATTCAAAAAGATATTAAAAACAGATTTTTAGATAAAAACCATAAAGAAGGCATCAAAAATTATATTAAAGAAGAAAAGGAATTCACCCTGCCTCCTATTACCCTTGTTTCCTATGAAAAGCTAGACTTTAGACCTTATCAATTTGAAGGCCAACAAGTCAACGAACAAGAAATTTTGGAAGGTGGCGGGTCAGTCGCCGGAATAATTGTACTTCCCATCGACTACGAGTTTGAATGTTTAGACGGCAATCACCGAACCGCAGCTATTAGAGATTTAGCTAATGAATCTGCTGATAACATTGCCGAAAGTAGCATGCTTTTAAACATCGTTCATGAAGATAGACCGAAAAAAATTAGACAAGATTTCGTAGATGTAAACAAAAATGCTAAACAAACAACTTCCTCAATCAATACTTTGTTTAATACGAGAGATCCTATTTCAAGTATAGTCGTAGATTTAACCGAAGAGATCGAATATCTAAATAATACGACAGAGCGTTTGTCGACTAATGTAAGCAAACTTTCAAAAGATATTTACACGATTAATAACCTTAAAAATGCAGTAATCGAAATGGCAGGGTTTAATTCTCAAGCCAGCAGTACCCAGAAGGTTAAGGATTTCTTTAGTGACGAAGATCATTCGAAACTTATTAAAGAGCATGGCAAAATGTTTTTTGAAAAATTAAAAGTGAATGCAGCTATAGCTGAAGCTCTTAGAAACCCGGAAAAAACCCCGGAAATTAGAAATCAATATGTCATAACCACAGGTACAGGAATGGTCATTGCCTCTAGAATCGCAGGGTATATCTTCAGTCATTATGATCATTCCTCCGAGCAAGAACGGGAACTGGACCGTTTATTTTCCTACGATTGGTCTAGAGCGAATAAACTATTCTGGGGAAGAGTGATATCCAATGATAAAATTCTTAACTCCAGGGAATCTATTGCTTCTACAGTCGCTAACTTAAAACACGACTTCGGTTACGAATTAGAAGAAAATGAGTACAAATATCTCAATAATAATTACTAA
- the mobV gene encoding MobV family relaxase produces MSYVVLRMQKFKQKDLKGIQIHNQRERESQTNMDIDEVRSSENYDLLHDGPIDYNKQVEARIEEGRTVKTKVRKDAVRIASFLVSSDEEFFNGLTLEEEKQFFEDSLTFFQERYGKENIAYAMVHKDEKTPHMHVGLVPLTDDGRLAAKDFFGKPKQLVELQDDYAGFVKAQGFDLERGVSSDKKHIEERRFKALTAEKRAASADSKFESTLKKQDRAQKQLNQTEKQLEKMNGQLNAAVEKMNEAKFQTGNLEKLKEQVQEAEEELQQKQAMIRKADEQNGKLENIEEIVERAEPKKKFFKDTVEMPLEDFERFKQAAHHGVQMQQQVEPYRKENAQLKTELQKQKEISKRLHGEREEERTKKEEWKAKYEGMMRSAKEHMKEAGLQWENYEYVREFLGKMYGKMKSWVQEKDQAGGQVTKEWEERLPKMKREAHKETKEDTGYRVPDVMKEETTSLGVQKRKHRDRGMEI; encoded by the coding sequence ATGAGTTACGTAGTTCTCCGAATGCAAAAGTTCAAACAGAAAGACCTCAAAGGCATCCAGATACATAATCAACGAGAACGGGAAAGCCAAACAAATATGGATATTGATGAAGTTCGATCATCGGAAAATTATGATTTACTTCATGATGGACCCATCGATTATAACAAACAGGTGGAAGCACGAATTGAGGAAGGCCGGACAGTAAAAACGAAAGTACGAAAAGATGCAGTCCGGATCGCGAGCTTTTTAGTGTCTTCGGACGAAGAATTTTTTAATGGACTAACACTGGAAGAAGAGAAACAGTTCTTTGAGGATTCTTTAACGTTTTTTCAGGAACGATACGGCAAAGAAAACATTGCGTATGCGATGGTTCACAAAGATGAAAAAACACCCCACATGCACGTAGGGCTTGTTCCTCTCACCGATGATGGTCGATTGGCAGCCAAAGACTTCTTTGGTAAGCCGAAACAGTTAGTGGAGTTACAGGATGACTATGCAGGCTTTGTGAAGGCCCAGGGATTTGATTTGGAACGTGGGGTGTCTAGCGATAAGAAACACATCGAGGAACGCCGTTTCAAGGCTCTGACGGCCGAGAAACGAGCAGCGAGTGCCGACAGCAAGTTTGAAAGCACCTTAAAGAAGCAAGACCGGGCTCAAAAGCAGTTGAACCAAACGGAAAAGCAACTGGAAAAGATGAATGGCCAACTGAACGCAGCTGTAGAAAAAATGAATGAAGCCAAATTCCAGACGGGGAATTTGGAAAAGTTGAAAGAACAAGTACAGGAAGCTGAAGAGGAGCTGCAGCAGAAACAAGCGATGATCCGGAAAGCGGATGAACAGAACGGTAAATTAGAGAATATCGAGGAGATTGTTGAGCGAGCTGAACCAAAAAAGAAGTTTTTCAAAGATACGGTTGAAATGCCACTTGAAGACTTTGAACGATTCAAGCAGGCGGCCCATCATGGTGTTCAAATGCAACAGCAAGTCGAGCCGTACCGAAAAGAAAATGCTCAACTGAAAACGGAGCTGCAGAAACAAAAAGAAATATCGAAACGACTGCATGGAGAACGAGAGGAAGAGCGAACGAAAAAAGAAGAATGGAAAGCCAAATATGAAGGTATGATGAGAAGTGCCAAAGAGCATATGAAAGAAGCAGGTTTGCAATGGGAGAACTATGAGTATGTCCGGGAGTTCCTTGGAAAAATGTACGGGAAGATGAAATCTTGGGTGCAGGAGAAAGATCAGGCTGGCGGTCAGGTGACGAAGGAATGGGAAGAACGACTGCCAAAAATGAAACGGGAAGCCCACAAAGAAACAAAAGAAGATACCGGGTATCGAGTACCTGACGTGATGAAAGAAGAAACGACATCGCTAGGAGTTCAAAAGCGAAAGCATCGGGACCGGGGAATGGAAATTTAA